The genomic stretch CAAATACTTTTAAGTGATGAAATATCACCTGATACATGTAGGTTTTGGGATAAAGAAACTGGGGAATCATTAGACAAAGATATATATAGAGAAGATAAGGGAAATTTAATACTTGGATATGAAAACTTTATAAGGAGAATGGGAATATGAAAAAATTTGAATTTCAAATACAAATAAATCTTAAAGATGGAATACTTGATACGCAAGCTATAGCTACAGACAAAGTTCTTAAAAGAAAAAAAATATATTTAGAAAATATATCATTTGGAAAAATAATAAATATAAGCCTTGAAGAAGAAAATTTTGAAATTGCATACAAAAAAATAGAAGATATATCTCATAATTTATTATCTAATCCTGTACTTGAAAATTTTAAAATAATTCCAATAAATTCGGAGGTAAAACAATGAAAAAATTAAAAGCAGGTGTTATAGTATTTCCTGG from Oceanotoga teriensis encodes the following:
- the purS gene encoding phosphoribosylformylglycinamidine synthase subunit PurS; the encoded protein is MKKFEFQIQINLKDGILDTQAIATDKVLKRKKIYLENISFGKIINISLEEENFEIAYKKIEDISHNLLSNPVLENFKIIPINSEVKQ